GGTTAATTTCTTACTTCGTTTTAAGAAGTAAGAAAACTAAATTGTATGCAATATTTATTTTGAAATCAGCATTATATTTTGGTTTATTAGCTGCAGTTATTTTTTCAACTTACGCTATAAACAAAATGTATTTAGACAATCCTAATAACTATCATTTCAGTGATGTTTTTAATAAACCAATTAACATTTTTGGAATGGTGGGGGGCATATCAATTGGATTCCTAACTTTAATAGTTCACGAAATTATTAAAAGGAGTTGAGTTGATAAAAAACTTTAAGGAAAGGAGGCTTATTGAATGACAGAATTTGTTACAAAACTAGCAGAAGATAACTCTCAAGAAGTTTCAGGTATAGGAAAATATATAGAAAACTGAAACCAGCCACAATTACTTTCATTGTTAGTAACTGTATTAATTGTTCTTGTAATTAGCATGATAGTGTATGTTAAAGTTTCAAGAGTCAAACCAAATGAAGCACCAAAAGGTGTTGCATTAATTGCTGAAGCTTATGTAGGTGTATTCGATAATACATTCGATGAAACTACTGGTGGTGAGAGAATTCAAAAATCTAGACTTTACATTTTTGGTCTTGGTACCTTTATTTTTATAGGTAACTTGATCGGAATGCTTGGTTTTGAACCAATAGTAACATCTTATTCCGTGCCATTAACTCTTGCTTTAATGAGCTGATTGGGAATTTTAATCTCGGGTGCAATTTATCACCGTTGAAGATACTTAAAAGTTTTCATCAATCCACTTGAAATTGTTGGTAAATTCTCTCCTTTGGTTTCATTAAGTTTCCGTATCTATGGAAATATCATTGGGGGTGCAACGGTTC
The nucleotide sequence above comes from Mycoplasma sp. Pen4. Encoded proteins:
- a CDS encoding F0F1 ATP synthase subunit A, encoding MTEFVTKLAEDNSQEVSGIGKYIENWNQPQLLSLLVTVLIVLVISMIVYVKVSRVKPNEAPKGVALIAEAYVGVFDNTFDETTGGERIQKSRLYIFGLGTFIFIGNLIGMLGFEPIVTSYSVPLTLALMSWLGILISGAIYHRWRYLKVFINPLEIVGKFSPLVSLSFRIYGNIIGGATVLFLFYSVFGWVWTLIPGIGTVTGENGQVELHRWYFLAVFFSPALHMYFDLFGSTLQAYLFTLLTLVYWTVESSNEEAILPADNDNAEVAKVKQRRWFKKAQKLKVAHDTY